In Oceanobacillus sp. FSL K6-2867, one DNA window encodes the following:
- a CDS encoding CsxC family protein yields MVGYGQRQNYFTKNAVQKDPSPTKVNCDVKSRTEVQLPDTPATPVVNPDLTGAFIKVPLVLAETTLQVVVEADIPLDPPACEIKRVLKDVFLTQCKLVPVGPFTEIDDSGFFTSEGAKLFVEGYIRKNIEYAPKGCNSALRTLTAKVPFSGFADLTGDLMNLPIFGFGEQRRAQFLDPKHGESPRLDKYYFQNAVIYNEQPFCELISAEFFELDFSPHSFDSHKSKCSHSDSFSTLREKIVTDLTLKVLQTQQIPLNGNGGAARRPEEEC; encoded by the coding sequence ATGGTAGGCTATGGTCAAAGACAAAACTATTTTACTAAAAATGCTGTACAGAAAGATCCAAGTCCAACTAAAGTAAATTGTGATGTAAAATCACGTACAGAGGTGCAGCTTCCAGATACTCCAGCTACCCCTGTCGTTAATCCAGATCTGACTGGTGCATTTATTAAAGTCCCGCTTGTTTTAGCTGAAACAACTCTTCAAGTCGTAGTGGAGGCTGACATTCCGCTTGATCCGCCAGCATGTGAGATTAAAAGAGTATTAAAAGATGTTTTCTTGACACAATGTAAACTCGTTCCTGTTGGACCATTTACAGAAATAGATGACTCTGGATTTTTCACTTCTGAAGGTGCTAAGTTATTCGTAGAAGGGTATATTCGTAAAAACATCGAGTATGCACCAAAAGGCTGTAATAGCGCACTACGCACTTTAACAGCAAAAGTTCCATTTTCTGGTTTTGCAGATTTAACTGGTGATCTTATGAATTTACCGATTTTCGGTTTTGGAGAGCAAAGAAGAGCTCAATTTCTTGATCCTAAACATGGAGAATCTCCTCGTTTGGATAAATACTACTTCCAAAATGCTGTTATTTATAATGAACAGCCATTCTGTGAACTTATTAGCGCGGAATTCTTTGAGCTTGACTTTTCTCCTCATTCTTTTGATTCGCATAAGAGCAAATGCTCTCATAGCGACAGCTTCAGCACATTACGTGAAAAAATCGTTACAGATCTTACTTTAAAAGTACTGCAAACTCAACAAATTCCACTTAATGGAAATGGCGGAGCTGCTAGACGACCTGAAGAAGAGTGCTAA
- a CDS encoding BC_2427 family protein yields the protein MKFKNNYKITSPSPPNNSKPVEISNHKNPYKNTISTVHSTSISNQVKQIKIPFSTYIGIDDFLQQPIFVHTSERSLNFKDHTGMSPDFETYQLNTSTYYHEQPYGRLVFSNVHALMNLNKETSKVSKGKNNFQQEIKKPFKQQATPLDGDDILSTALPYARFLIPVVIGEYDIEIVLEEHTLMDKGVIKILEASTDVILTNCKFLPSKFNPSSDQAKRTASNGILFIEGFIQESLEYLPAINWEKKSPREWLKNVYYQVDQKIVVTLTIQLLQLFQLNNFHRV from the coding sequence ATGAAATTTAAAAACAATTATAAGATTACATCCCCTTCTCCGCCAAACAATTCAAAACCAGTAGAGATATCTAATCATAAAAATCCCTACAAAAACACGATTTCAACAGTTCATAGTACATCTATAAGTAATCAAGTTAAACAAATTAAAATTCCGTTTTCAACATATATAGGGATTGATGATTTTCTTCAGCAGCCAATTTTCGTTCATACATCTGAGCGTTCACTTAATTTCAAAGATCATACAGGTATGAGCCCTGATTTTGAGACATATCAACTAAATACTTCCACTTATTATCATGAGCAACCATATGGCAGACTGGTTTTTTCCAACGTTCACGCATTGATGAATTTAAACAAAGAGACTTCTAAAGTATCTAAGGGAAAAAACAACTTCCAGCAAGAAATAAAGAAACCTTTTAAACAACAAGCAACCCCACTTGATGGAGACGATATTTTAAGTACTGCATTACCTTATGCAAGGTTTCTTATTCCTGTTGTAATCGGGGAGTATGATATTGAAATTGTATTAGAAGAACACACGCTAATGGATAAAGGGGTCATCAAGATTTTAGAAGCCTCTACAGATGTTATATTAACAAATTGTAAATTCTTACCTTCTAAATTTAATCCATCTTCAGATCAAGCGAAACGGACAGCTTCAAACGGTATATTATTTATTGAAGGATTTATTCAGGAATCATTGGAATATCTTCCTGCGATTAATTGGGAAAAGAAATCGCCGCGTGAATGGTTAAAGAATGTATATTATCAGGTTGATCAGAAAATAGTGGTAACTTTAACAATTCAATTGCTGCAGTTATTTCAGCTTAATAATTTCCATAGAGTCTAA